In the genome of Populus trichocarpa isolate Nisqually-1 chromosome 6, P.trichocarpa_v4.1, whole genome shotgun sequence, one region contains:
- the LOC7485474 gene encoding uncharacterized protein LOC7485474: MKVRSSVKKMCEFCQIVKRRGRIYVICNSNPKHKQRQGFSTLAYGGLISAETSAPQGIIPSQSTGVGLATLIPKKHEPSAMYGWRAALSSFVFKQGN; the protein is encoded by the exons ATGAAGGTGAGATCATCAGTGAAGAAGATGTGTGAATTTTGTCAGATAGTTAAGCGTCGTGGACGGATATATGTAATCTGTAATTCTAATCCCAAGCACAAGCAACGTCAAGGGTTCTCAACATTAGCTTATGGTGGACTCAT ATCTGCGGAGACTAGTGCCCCACAGGGAATTATACCCAGTCAAAGCACAGGGGTAGGTCTGGCTACTCTCATACCCAAAAAGCATGAACCATCAGCCATGTATGGATGGAGGGCTGCCCTTTCATCTTTCGTTTTCAAACAAGGGAATTAG
- the LOC7474695 gene encoding probable aspartic proteinase GIP2, giving the protein MALTHNFLLLFCSLFLISSPHSIAQTTFRPKALVLPVSKDPSSLQYLAQINQRTPLVPVEVTLDLGGQYLWVDCQQGYVSSSKKNPSCNTAQCSLAVYRLKTCTVDKKFCVLSPDNTATRTGTSDYLTQDVVSIQSTDGSNPGRVVSVPNFLFSCAPTFILQGLAKGVKGMAGLGRTKISLPSQFSAAFSFPKKFAICLTSSNAKGVVIFGDGPYVLLPHADDLSQSLIYTPLILNPVSTASGYFEGEPSTDYFIGVKSIKINENVVPLNASLLSINREGYGGTKISTVNAYTVMETTIYNAVTDSFVRELAKANVPRVASVAPFGACFNSKNIGSTRVGPAVPQIDLVLQSKNVYWRIFGANSMVQVKDDVLCLGFVDGGVNPRTSIVIGGHQLEDNLLQFDLAASRLGFSSSLLFRQTTCANFNFTSKS; this is encoded by the coding sequence ATGGCTCTCACTCataattttcttctcctcttttgCTCTCTTTTTCTTATTTCCAGTCCCCATTCTATAGCACAAACAACATTCAGGCCTAAAGCATTAGTCCTTCCTGTATCAAAAGATCCATCAAGTCTCCAATACCTTGCCCAAATTAACCAAAGAACCCCTCTAGTGCCTGTAGAGGTGACTCTTGATCTTGGTGGTCAATATCTTTGGGTTGATTGTCAGCAAGGATATGTCTCTTcgtctaaaaaaaatccaagttgcAACACTGCTCAGTGCTCCCTTGCAGTCTATAGGCTCAAGACATGCACTGTCGACAAAAAATTCTGTGTTTTATCCCCTGATAACACTGCGACACGCACTGGCACTTCTGATTACCTTACTCAGGATGTTGTTTCCATTCAATCTACTGATGGATCAAATCCAGGCAGAGTTGTTTCAGTCCCTAATTTCCTCTTCAGTTGTGCTCCAACATTTATCCTGCAAGGTCTTGCTAAGGGAGTCAAGGGCATGGCTGGACTTGGAAGGACTAAGATCTCACTTCCTTCTCAATTCTCTGCTGCTTTTAGCTTTCCTAAAAAGTTTGCCATTTGCTTGACCTCTTCAAATGCTAAAGGTGTTGTTATCTTTGGAGATGGACCTTATGTTTTGCTTCCACATGCTGATGATCTTTCTCAGTCCCTCATCTACACCCCATTAATTCTCAACCCTGTAAGCACAGCATCTGGTTACTTTGAAGGAGAGCCTTCCACTGATTACTTCATTGGAGTCAAGTCTATCAAGATCAATGAAAATGTTGTTCCATTAAACGCTTCATTGCTGTCCATTAACAGAGAAGGCTATGGTGGAACCAAGATTAGCACAGTAAATGCTTACACGGTGATGGAAACAACAATCTACAATGCTGTCACTGACTCTTTTGTCAGAGAGCTAGCCAAAGCCAATGTCCCTAGGGTGGCATCTGTAGCACCTTTCGGAGCATGTTTCAACTCAAAGAACATTGGCAGCACACGCGTTGGCCCAGCAGTGCCTCAAATTGATCTTGTCCTGCAAAGCAAGAATGTTTACTGGAGGATTTTTGGTGCAAACTCAATGGTGCAGGTTAAAGATGATGTGTTGTGCcttggatttgtggatggaggagTGAATCCTAGGACTTCAATTGTCATTGGAGGCCACCAATTGGAGGACAATCTCCTACAGTTCGATCTTGCTGCTTCAAGACTGGGCTTCAGCTCTTCCCTGTTGTTTAGACAAACAACTTGTGCCAACTTCAACTTCACCTCTAAGTCTTAG
- the LOC7474694 gene encoding pentatricopeptide repeat-containing protein At2g36240, with the protein MSFKKKKFTLPPIIKALDKLPSPPPQPPLPPLPKPPPTTHLAPLPTLTLTPTSNHTNLLHFLNSHLTKIQPLTPQNLLHFFKTKLHHHPHFSHYDFHIFNWVSTIDSFSHDHQTFEWMARTLAITNRLEELALLLQFMSSNPCPCSEGIFSCPRIEPIFQFCINAYCKARKLDDAFLAFECMRKLIDGRPSVVVYNILINGCVKCGEHDRAIGVYDRMLKDRVKPDVFTFNILISSYCRNYMFELALELFREMKEKGCSPNVVSFNTLIKGFFRERKFEEGVKMVYEMIDLGCEISSVTFEILVDGLCKEGQASEACGLLIDFTRKGVLPRKFDSFGLVDMLCKKRMADRALEVLDELWRNGNIPSMISCTTLIEGLRKSGRREEAFGLMERMLKENIVPDIMTFNCLLHDLCNEGRTVDGNKLRLLASRKGLDVDEMTYDILVSGCIREGKRKEGEALVDEMLDKEFIPDLATYNRFIDGLSKTRSSAQ; encoded by the coding sequence ATGTcgttcaaaaagaaaaaattcacaCTTCCTCCCATCATCAAAGCCCTTGATAAACTTCCATCACCGCCACCACAACCACCGCTTCCTCCTCTTCCAAAACCACCACCAACAACCCATTTAGCCCCTCTCCCCACTCTCACTCTCACACCTACCTCCAACCACACAAACCTCCTCCACTTCCTCAACTCCCATCTCACAAAGATCCAACCTTTAACCCCTCAAAACCTCCTCCACTTCTTCAAAACCAAACTCCACCACCACCCACATTTCTCTCACTATGACTTTCATATTTTCAACTGGGTTTCTACTATAGACTCTTTTAGTCATGATCATCAAACTTTTGAATGGATGGCAAGGACTCTTGCTATCACAAACAGGTTAGAGGAACTTGCTTTGCTTCTTCAATTTATGTCATCAAATCCTTGTCCTTGTAGTGAAGGTATATTTTCTTGTCCAAGAATTGAGCCCATATTTCAGTTTTGTATTAATGCTTACTGTAAAGCTAGGAAATTGGATGATGCTTTTTTAGCTTTTGAATGTATGAGGAAGTTGATTGATGGAAGGCCTAGTGTTGTTGTTTACAACATTTTGATTAATGGGTGCGTGAAGTGTGGAGAACATGATAGGGCTATTGGGGTTTATGATAGGATGTTGAAGGATAGAGTTAAGCCTGATgtgtttacttttaatatattgatcaGTAGTTATTGTAGGAATTACATGTTCGAATTGGCTCTGGAATTGTTTagagaaatgaaagagaaagGATGTAGTCCTAATGTGGTTAGTTTTAATACTTTGATTAAAGGGTTTTTTAGGGAGAGGAAATTTGAGGAAGGGGTTAAGATGGTGTATGAGATGATTGATTTGGGGTGTGAGATATCGAGTGTGACTTTTGAGATTTTGGTTGATGGACTTTGCAAGGAAGGGCAGGCTTCGGAGGCATGTGGATTGTTGATTGATTTTACGAGGAAAGGAGTTTTGCCAAGGAAGTTTGATTCTTTTGGTCTTGTGGATATGCTTTGCAAGAAAAGAATGGCGGATAGAGCTTTGGAAGTGTTGGATGAGTTGTGGAGGAATGGAAATATTCCTAGCATGATTTCTTGTACCACTTTGATAGAAGGTTTGAGAAAGTCTGGTAGAAGAGAGGAAGCGTTTGGATTGATGGAAAGGATGTTGAAAGAGAATATTGTTCCTGATATTATGACTTTTAATTGCCTGCTTCATGATCTTTGCAATGAGGGAAGAACAGTTGATGGTAACAAATTGAGATTATTGGCTTCTAGAAAGGGTTTGGATGTAGATGAGATGACATATGACATTTTGGTATCTGGGTGTATAAGAGAGGGTAAAAGAAAGGAAGGGGAAGCTTTGGTGGATGAGATGTTAGATAAGGAATTTATACCTGATCTTGCCACATATAATAGGTTCATAGATGGGCTTTCTAAAACAAGAAGTTCTGCACAATAG